Proteins from one Actinobacillus delphinicola genomic window:
- a CDS encoding type II secretion system F family protein, which translates to MILYYIIFCFGGLLLLYTFKRFSKTKRKINPNETKVSPLQTAWQKTKQQAALWHYYFIDGKQQNLMRNVLIVCIVYFITLIINTQFIRFNSFMVTAIFAVLFVITVWKWGRRRNRKDFEVSFPEVIQVLNSATTAGAGLLQALERCGRDIKGRLGDEFKYIYRRLAIGEDVTTVLEDSYTRWPYKEFYYFITIVRINLEKGGQMKEVINRLGRVIADSRKMEQKKRAMTSEARMSAMIVGAFPLFFFIFMKFQMPENFDFVISDPKGRLVLYYVLGSELFGMGIIWWLMKKAT; encoded by the coding sequence ATGATTTTATATTACATCATTTTCTGTTTTGGTGGTTTGCTCCTACTTTATACGTTTAAACGTTTTTCAAAAACAAAACGCAAAATTAATCCTAATGAAACAAAAGTAAGTCCATTACAAACAGCTTGGCAAAAAACTAAGCAACAAGCAGCATTATGGCACTATTACTTTATTGACGGTAAACAACAGAATTTAATGCGTAATGTATTAATCGTTTGTATCGTTTATTTCATTACCTTAATTATTAATACGCAGTTTATTCGTTTTAATAGTTTTATGGTTACCGCAATTTTTGCAGTTTTATTTGTCATTACAGTTTGGAAATGGGGACGCCGCCGAAATCGAAAAGATTTTGAAGTTTCTTTTCCCGAAGTTATTCAAGTTTTAAATAGTGCTACAACGGCAGGGGCAGGACTTTTACAAGCCCTTGAACGTTGCGGACGAGATATTAAAGGGCGTCTTGGTGATGAGTTTAAATATATTTATCGCCGTTTAGCTATTGGGGAAGATGTAACTACTGTATTAGAAGATAGTTATACACGTTGGCCTTATAAAGAATTTTATTATTTCATTACTATTGTTCGGATTAACCTTGAAAAAGGCGGACAAATGAAAGAAGTCATTAATCGTTTAGGTCGTGTAATTGCCGATAGTAGAAAAATGGAGCAAAAAAAACGAGCAATGACATCAGAAGCGCGTATGTCTGCCATGATTGTTGGAGCGTTTCCTTTATTTTTCTTCATCTTTATGAAATTCCAAATGCCAGAAAACTTTGACTTTGTTATTTCTGATCCGAAAGGACGTTTAGTGTTGTATTACGTTTTAGGTTCAGAATTATTTGGTATGGGAATTATCTGGTGGTTAATGAAGAAGGCGACGTAA
- a CDS encoding CpaF family protein, which produces MLSQEQQVFFRDGILSNLEVNRLDTLKEDREKLVNELSQIAFQVAAKSNQYLTAADALLMAEMIGDELLGFGPLRSLMEDDTVNDILVNGPKDVWVERQGILEKTDKYFISNEQLTDIARRLVSTVGRRIDDGSPLVDSRLPDGSRLNVVIPPIALDGTCISIRKFSKNKKSLQELMKFGSMTLQMANFLIIAARCRVNIIVAGGTGSGKTTLLNALSAYISPTERVITMEDTAELRLDQPHVVRLETRIAGVEQTGAITMQDLVINALRMRPERIIVGECRGAEAFQMLQAMNTGHDGSMSTLHANSPRDAIARLESMVMMSNANLPLEAIRRNISSAVNILVQASRLNDGSRRITNITEIMGMENGQVVLQDIFTFHPSAERTKEGKIQGEFINHGLLSRSIVAQQAMVFNLSDELKSIFAESV; this is translated from the coding sequence ATGTTATCTCAAGAACAACAGGTTTTTTTTCGTGATGGGATTTTAAGTAATCTGGAAGTAAATCGTCTAGATACATTAAAAGAAGATCGAGAAAAATTAGTTAATGAACTCTCACAAATTGCCTTTCAAGTTGCAGCGAAGTCAAACCAATATTTAACAGCTGCCGATGCATTGTTAATGGCAGAAATGATAGGCGATGAATTACTTGGATTCGGACCATTACGTAGCTTAATGGAAGACGATACCGTCAACGATATTTTAGTGAATGGACCTAAAGATGTATGGGTAGAACGTCAAGGGATATTAGAAAAAACTGATAAATATTTTATTAGTAATGAACAACTTACGGATATTGCCCGTCGTTTAGTTTCTACTGTTGGGCGACGCATTGATGATGGTTCGCCATTAGTAGATAGCCGCTTGCCAGATGGTAGCCGTTTAAACGTGGTTATCCCGCCAATTGCTCTCGATGGAACCTGTATTTCTATTCGTAAATTTTCAAAGAATAAGAAATCGCTACAAGAGTTAATGAAATTTGGCTCTATGACGTTACAAATGGCGAATTTTTTGATTATCGCTGCACGTTGCCGAGTAAATATTATCGTGGCAGGGGGAACAGGTTCAGGTAAAACGACATTACTTAATGCCTTATCCGCTTACATTTCACCGACAGAACGTGTGATTACGATGGAAGATACCGCAGAATTGCGTCTTGATCAGCCTCATGTTGTCCGCTTGGAAACTCGTATTGCAGGGGTGGAACAAACAGGTGCAATTACCATGCAGGATTTGGTTATCAATGCATTGCGTATGCGTCCAGAACGTATCATCGTTGGGGAATGCCGTGGGGCAGAAGCATTTCAAATGTTACAAGCAATGAATACTGGGCATGATGGTTCAATGTCAACACTGCATGCTAATAGCCCACGTGATGCCATTGCTCGTTTGGAAAGTATGGTAATGATGTCTAATGCTAATCTACCTTTAGAGGCGATTCGTCGCAATATCAGCTCAGCGGTCAATATTCTCGTGCAAGCCTCACGTTTAAATGATGGTTCACGCCGTATCACCAATATTACGGAAATTATGGGAATGGAAAATGGACAAGTGGTTTTACAAGATATTTTCACTTTCCATCCATCAGCGGAACGTACGAAAGAAGGAAAAATTCAAGGCGAATTTATTAATCATGGTTTGCTTTCACGCAGTATCGTTGCACAACAAGCAATGGTTTTTAACTTAAGTGATGAATTAAAGTCAATTTTTGCGGAGTCCGTATGA